A DNA window from Vagococcus penaei contains the following coding sequences:
- the mvaD gene encoding diphosphomevalonate decarboxylase, whose product MSKVGITRAHTNIALIKYWGKRNNELFLPMNSSLSLTLDAFYTETKVTLDDSLDRDYFILDNQEQSLEETQKITKFLNLFRKETQLTTYARVESHNHVPTAAGLASSASAFAALAGAMNQATGLNLSHQELSTYARRGSGSATRSIFGGFVEWTMGYGDDSASSYAIPVDPADWNIGMLVIAVNKQKKKVSSRIGMKRTVETSPFYPAWVESAKTDLVDLKQAIHARDFIRLGEITESNGMKMHGTMLGAVPPISYWEPDSVKAIQKVKDIRDMGIPCYVTMDAGPNVKVLCRQSDMATIHKLLLNDFKADQLISSTVGSGITNLTEADWLR is encoded by the coding sequence ATGAGTAAAGTAGGAATCACTCGAGCACATACAAATATTGCCTTAATTAAATACTGGGGAAAACGTAATAATGAGCTGTTTTTACCTATGAATAGTAGTCTATCACTAACACTGGATGCTTTTTATACAGAGACAAAGGTGACCCTTGATGACTCATTAGATCGTGATTATTTTATTCTTGATAATCAGGAACAAAGTTTAGAAGAAACCCAAAAAATTACGAAATTTTTAAATTTATTCCGGAAAGAGACACAATTGACGACATACGCACGTGTTGAGAGTCATAATCATGTTCCGACTGCTGCTGGTTTAGCCTCTTCGGCTTCAGCTTTTGCCGCTTTAGCTGGTGCAATGAACCAAGCAACTGGTCTCAACTTATCTCACCAAGAGTTATCTACCTATGCCCGACGTGGTAGCGGTAGTGCGACCCGTAGTATTTTTGGTGGTTTTGTTGAGTGGACGATGGGCTATGGTGATGATTCAGCATCAAGCTATGCAATACCTGTTGACCCTGCAGATTGGAATATTGGCATGCTTGTCATTGCTGTTAATAAACAAAAAAAGAAAGTGTCTAGTCGTATCGGTATGAAACGCACTGTCGAAACCTCACCTTTCTATCCCGCTTGGGTTGAAAGTGCCAAAACAGATTTAGTAGATTTAAAACAGGCAATTCACGCACGTGATTTTATCCGTTTAGGTGAAATTACTGAGTCGAACGGGATGAAAATGCATGGTACAATGCTTGGTGCCGTACCACCGATTTCTTACTGGGAACCAGATAGTGTGAAAGCCATCCAAAAAGTTAAAGATATTCGTGACATGGGTATTCCTTGTTATGTTACAATGGATGCTGGTCCAAACGTGAAGGTATTATGCCGTCAGTCTGACATGGCAACAATCCATAAATTATTATTAAACGATTTCAAAGCTGACCAATTAATTAGTTCAACTGTAGGTTCGGGTATAACCAACCTGACTGAAGCTGATTGGTTACGCTAA